In the Burkholderia glumae LMG 2196 = ATCC 33617 genome, one interval contains:
- a CDS encoding cyanate transporter has translation MTQLSRTPSRVPLILTLVLVGLNLRPSMAAIGPLLTPIRHSIPLSYTVVSLLTMLPVLAMGIAMFRGARLAARWGEHRVISIALLVIGLASLARLHASTALDLILTAVVAGMGIAVIQSVMPGIIKSRFPNAVALLMGVYVTAIMGGAALAASTSPFIGVWLGGWQRALAAWAALAAVALAAWYAIRGDIVAFAAAETGTAGAAVQDEPLVARPRAWLLGIFFGLGTASYTCVLAWLPPFYVEQGWPDTHAGLLLAYLTGMEVVSGLVMPALASRHTDRRPVLLLVLASVIAGFVGLILAPVAYPVVWAGLLGIGIGGLFPLSLIVAMDHMDAPRRAGQLAAFVQGVGYLIAAMSPLIAGFIKDVSSSFTEAWLLLAVVTVAMMLMVQRFRPADYPRHFAVRPAAAER, from the coding sequence ATGACGCAATTATCCCGCACGCCCAGCCGCGTGCCCCTGATCCTGACACTGGTGCTGGTCGGTCTGAACCTGCGGCCCTCGATGGCCGCCATCGGCCCGCTGCTGACCCCGATCCGCCACTCCATCCCGCTCAGCTACACCGTGGTATCGCTGCTGACCATGCTGCCGGTGCTGGCGATGGGCATCGCGATGTTCCGTGGCGCGCGGCTGGCCGCGCGCTGGGGCGAGCATCGCGTCATCTCGATCGCGCTGCTCGTGATCGGCCTGGCGAGCCTGGCGCGGCTGCATGCGTCCACGGCGCTCGACCTGATCCTGACCGCCGTGGTGGCAGGCATGGGCATCGCCGTGATCCAATCGGTGATGCCGGGCATCATCAAGAGCCGCTTCCCGAACGCGGTCGCGCTGCTGATGGGCGTATACGTCACCGCGATCATGGGCGGCGCGGCGCTGGCCGCCTCCACCTCGCCGTTCATCGGTGTCTGGCTGGGCGGCTGGCAGCGCGCGCTGGCGGCCTGGGCGGCACTGGCCGCCGTGGCGCTGGCGGCGTGGTACGCCATCCGCGGCGACATCGTTGCGTTCGCCGCGGCCGAAACCGGCACGGCGGGCGCGGCGGTTCAGGACGAGCCGCTGGTGGCGCGACCGCGGGCCTGGCTGCTCGGCATCTTCTTCGGGCTCGGCACGGCGTCCTATACCTGCGTGCTGGCCTGGCTGCCGCCGTTCTACGTCGAGCAGGGCTGGCCCGACACGCATGCCGGGCTGCTGCTCGCCTACCTGACCGGCATGGAAGTGGTGTCCGGGCTGGTGATGCCGGCGCTGGCGAGCCGTCACACCGACCGCCGTCCGGTGCTGCTGCTGGTGCTGGCCTCGGTGATCGCCGGTTTCGTCGGCCTGATCCTCGCGCCCGTCGCCTATCCCGTGGTCTGGGCCGGGTTGCTCGGCATCGGCATCGGCGGCCTGTTCCCGCTCAGCCTGATTGTGGCGATGGACCACATGGATGCGCCGCGCCGCGCGGGCCAGCTGGCCGCGTTCGTGCAGGGCGTGGGATACCTGATCGCGGCGATGTCGCCGCTGATCGCCGGCTTCATCAAGGATGTCTCGTCGAGCTTCACCGAGGCCTGGCTGCTGCTGGCCGTCGTGACGGTCGCCATGATGCTGATGGTGCAGCGCTTCCGGCCGGCCGACTATCCACGGCATTTCGCGGTCCGACCGGCCGCGGCCGAGCGCTAG
- a CDS encoding LLM class flavin-dependent oxidoreductase: MSHPIRFNAFEMNCVGHQSPGLWSHPRDRSWQYKDLEYWTDLAKTLEKGIFDGIFIADVIGYYDVYHGSSHHALHQGVQIPVNDPLQLAAPIALATEHLGIGITASTSFEHPYTFARRLSTADHHTKGRVGWNIVTSYLESGARNVGQAGLADHTNRYEIAAEYLEVLYKLFEGSWEDGAVLRDRERRIFADPAKIHEIRHHGRHFEVPGYHLCEPSPQRTPVLYQAGASGAGKAFAAQHAECVFVAAPTRATLRDYVADIRRRAAEAGRDAHKLLIYTLVTIVVDETDQKAQAKFDDYLRHVSYDGSLVLMSGWTGIDFGQYAPTDLVRHVETNAIVSAVEHLAGGDRRWTIDELARFGGVGGLGPVFVGSPATVADILQEWREHTGVDGFNLAYALAHETFEDVVEYLVPELQRRGAYPTAYRPGTLREKLFGEGPRLGGTHPGAAYRDLSRFTRGAPTPAAEATPA, encoded by the coding sequence ATGAGCCACCCCATCCGCTTCAATGCGTTCGAGATGAATTGCGTCGGACATCAGTCGCCGGGGCTCTGGTCGCATCCGCGCGATCGCTCGTGGCAGTACAAGGACCTCGAATACTGGACCGATCTCGCGAAGACGCTCGAGAAGGGAATCTTCGACGGCATCTTCATCGCCGACGTGATCGGCTACTACGACGTCTATCACGGCAGCAGCCACCATGCCCTGCATCAGGGCGTGCAGATTCCCGTCAACGATCCGCTGCAGCTCGCCGCGCCGATCGCGCTCGCCACCGAGCACCTCGGCATCGGCATCACCGCCTCCACCTCCTTCGAGCATCCGTACACGTTCGCGCGCCGGCTTTCCACCGCCGATCACCACACGAAGGGCCGGGTCGGCTGGAACATCGTCACGTCGTATCTGGAGAGCGGCGCGCGCAATGTCGGCCAGGCCGGGCTCGCGGATCACACCAACCGCTATGAGATCGCCGCCGAGTATCTGGAGGTGCTGTACAAGCTGTTCGAGGGGAGCTGGGAGGACGGCGCCGTGCTGCGCGACCGCGAGCGCAGGATCTTCGCCGATCCTGCGAAAATCCACGAGATCCGCCACCACGGCAGGCACTTCGAGGTGCCCGGCTACCACCTCTGCGAGCCGTCGCCGCAGCGCACGCCGGTGCTGTATCAGGCCGGTGCCTCCGGGGCCGGCAAGGCGTTCGCGGCGCAGCACGCGGAGTGCGTGTTCGTCGCCGCGCCCACGCGCGCCACGCTGCGCGACTACGTGGCCGACATCCGCCGGCGCGCGGCAGAGGCCGGGCGCGACGCGCACAAGCTGCTGATCTACACGCTGGTGACGATCGTGGTCGATGAAACCGACCAGAAAGCGCAGGCCAAGTTCGACGACTACCTGCGGCACGTGTCCTACGATGGCTCGCTGGTGCTGATGTCGGGCTGGACCGGCATCGACTTCGGCCAGTACGCACCGACCGATCTGGTGCGCCATGTCGAGACCAACGCGATCGTGTCGGCCGTCGAGCACCTGGCCGGCGGCGACCGGCGCTGGACCATCGACGAGCTGGCGCGTTTCGGCGGCGTGGGCGGCCTGGGTCCGGTGTTCGTCGGCTCGCCCGCGACGGTCGCGGACATTCTGCAGGAATGGCGCGAACACACCGGCGTGGACGGCTTCAATCTCGCCTACGCGCTCGCGCACGAGACCTTCGAGGACGTCGTCGAATATCTGGTGCCCGAATTGCAGCGGCGCGGCGCCTATCCGACCGCCTACCGGCCCGGCACGCTGCGCGAAAAGCTGTTCGGCGAGGGACCGCGCCTGGGCGGGACCCATCCCGGCGCCGCGTATCGCGACTTGTCGCGCTTCACGCGCGGCGCGCCGACCCCGGCGGCGGAAGCCACGCCCGCCTGA
- a CDS encoding IS5-like element ISBugl2 family transposase (programmed frameshift) — translation MEAPIIDDELWILIEPLLPPAKLRAKSDPGRPRVSDRAALNGILFVFKTGIRWNHLPTRLGFGSGATCWRRLSDWQKAGVWDQLHELLLDKLRAAGQIDLSYAAVDSSSVRAVGAGGKTGPNPTDRARPGSKHHVLVDANGVPLVAILTGANTNDVTQLLPLVDAIPPIRGVRGRPLQKPGVVYADRGYDSTRHRRALRERGIKPVIAKRRTEHGSGLGKYRWVVERTHSWLHNFRRLRTRFERSAYIHEAFLKLGCSIICWNIFRRAEQGF, via the exons ATGGAAGCGCCAATCATTGACGACGAACTGTGGATACTGATCGAACCATTGCTGCCACCTGCGAAGCTTCGAGCGAAGAGCGATCCTGGTCGCCCGCGCGTGTCCGACCGTGCGGCTCTCAACGGCATCCTGTTCGTGTTCAAAACGGGAATTCGTTGGAACCACTTGCCGACTCGTCTGGGCTTTGGCTCGGGCGCCACATGCTGGCGGCGATTGAGCGACTGGCAAAAGGCTGGTGTATGGGACCAACTGCACGAGTTGCTACTCGACAAGTTGCGTGCGGCCGGCCAAATCGATCTGTCATACGCTGCGGTCGATTCGTCGTCCGTGCGCGCCGTTGGGGCGGGCG GAAAAACTGGCCCGAACCCCACCGATCGCGCGCGACCCGGTTCCAAGCACCACGTCCTCGTAGACGCCAACGGCGTTCCTCTCGTTGCGATCCTGACTGGCGCGAACACCAACGACGTCACGCAGTTGCTGCCGCTCGTTGATGCGATTCCACCCATTCGCGGCGTTCGTGGCCGACCGCTTCAGAAGCCCGGCGTCGTCTACGCCGATCGCGGCTACGATTCCACCCGACATCGTCGCGCGTTGCGCGAACGCGGTATCAAGCCCGTGATCGCCAAGCGCCGGACCGAGCATGGCAGTGGTCTGGGCAAGTATCGTTGGGTGGTCGAACGTACGCATTCCTGGCTCCACAATTTCCGGCGCCTACGCACTCGCTTCGAGCGAAGTGCCTACATTCACGAAGCATTCCTCAAACTTGGCTGCTCGATCATCTGTTGGAACATCTTCAGACGAGCTGAGCAGGGTTTTTGA
- a CDS encoding clostripain-related cysteine peptidase, translated as MKNKFSRSVMFSAVVFLSACGGGDDAPLPPNPQPQASTTVMVYMVGSNLESIHKSADENIIEMLKASLPPNTNVVIETGGADVSNDASRQIPDWIGVRRHVLSSGKIQQVSELGRLDMGAPKTLSDFIYWAQKQYPAGSYKLLMWDHGGGWTGFGGDENTKAADGSNSMLSLNALAQGIRDGVQASNIHFDVIGFDACLMATVEVSTALSPYANYLLASEEIEPGSGWNWTSVISSAAQEARTFGKVVADSYILKQESEKKDGTLSLIDLQKIGAVQSALESWSDSVMAKASANDSSWSNIVWKRATSLGFGGTGDGTNGDGYLDLVDLKLFSRSISDIVQGSEKLSDSISQAVVYNNTTYNYGNASGLTAYFPSRSLSSAAGSLRYQAINFSQKYQDFSKNYLSVISAKPRIHEIDAAVKNGAIAADIRGDAGVLDVDSLLFSSVNSDGTATLVGSMPIYSGAQNFRATVSVTAPLYGAWLTLNGYPLILGYLNQQGDDQLWGAPIELNGEFTYLLYTKENDGSWVAVGTASSIKDPVYRVMPLPSADDKIQILGAKFDVGAAKAVTLMPVTPEFSTGNFNLQFTSVPAGMSQAVLDTDATFDAKLSDIYPRSN; from the coding sequence ATGAAAAATAAATTTTCCCGATCAGTGATGTTTTCGGCTGTGGTGTTTTTGTCGGCATGCGGTGGTGGTGATGATGCACCTTTGCCTCCCAATCCCCAGCCGCAAGCATCGACAACCGTGATGGTTTATATGGTTGGGTCTAATTTGGAAAGCATCCATAAAAGTGCGGATGAGAATATAATCGAAATGCTTAAGGCGTCGCTCCCTCCCAATACCAATGTTGTAATTGAAACCGGAGGGGCCGACGTCAGTAACGATGCGTCTCGGCAGATTCCGGATTGGATTGGTGTGAGGCGGCACGTACTATCGAGCGGAAAAATCCAGCAGGTCTCTGAGCTCGGGCGGCTAGACATGGGTGCGCCCAAGACATTGTCTGATTTTATCTATTGGGCGCAAAAACAGTATCCGGCAGGCAGTTATAAACTGCTGATGTGGGATCACGGTGGAGGTTGGACGGGTTTTGGTGGGGATGAAAATACTAAGGCTGCAGATGGCTCCAATTCGATGCTGTCTCTGAATGCCTTGGCTCAAGGCATTCGCGACGGGGTCCAGGCATCGAATATTCATTTCGATGTTATTGGGTTCGATGCCTGCTTGATGGCTACAGTTGAGGTGTCGACTGCACTGAGCCCATATGCCAACTATCTTTTGGCTTCCGAAGAAATTGAGCCGGGATCGGGCTGGAATTGGACGTCGGTTATTTCGTCGGCGGCTCAAGAGGCACGAACCTTTGGAAAGGTCGTTGCGGATTCTTATATCTTGAAACAAGAATCTGAGAAAAAAGACGGGACACTGTCTCTCATCGATCTACAAAAAATTGGTGCGGTCCAAAGTGCTCTCGAATCATGGTCGGATTCGGTTATGGCCAAGGCGAGTGCGAATGATAGTAGCTGGTCCAACATAGTTTGGAAGCGCGCCACTTCGCTCGGTTTCGGCGGAACCGGCGACGGCACTAACGGAGATGGATACCTTGATTTGGTGGATTTAAAGCTTTTCTCGAGAAGCATCTCGGACATCGTGCAAGGCTCGGAGAAACTATCTGATTCGATCAGTCAGGCGGTGGTTTATAATAACACCACTTATAACTATGGCAATGCTTCCGGGCTGACGGCATATTTTCCTTCTCGTTCATTGAGTAGTGCTGCCGGCTCTTTGCGTTATCAAGCTATCAATTTTTCTCAAAAATATCAGGATTTTTCAAAAAACTATCTTTCCGTGATTTCGGCAAAGCCGCGTATTCATGAAATTGATGCTGCAGTCAAAAATGGAGCGATTGCGGCTGATATCAGGGGTGATGCTGGCGTTCTTGATGTTGATAGTTTGTTGTTCTCTTCAGTGAATTCTGATGGTACGGCAACGTTGGTGGGCAGCATGCCGATCTATTCTGGCGCGCAAAACTTCAGGGCAACGGTATCGGTGACGGCTCCGCTCTACGGTGCTTGGCTGACCTTGAATGGTTATCCGCTGATTTTGGGTTATCTGAATCAACAGGGTGACGACCAGCTCTGGGGGGCGCCAATTGAATTGAATGGTGAATTTACCTATTTGTTGTACACCAAGGAAAATGATGGAAGTTGGGTTGCAGTGGGGACTGCTTCTTCCATAAAAGACCCTGTCTATCGGGTGATGCCTTTGCCTTCTGCTGATGACAAGATTCAAATCTTGGGTGCGAAATTTGATGTGGGGGCTGCAAAAGCAGTAACCTTGATGCCTGTTACTCCGGAATTTAGCACCGGCAACTTCAATCTACAATTTACGTCAGTTCCGGCCGGTATGAGTCAAGCCGTTTTGGATACGGACGCCACGTTTGACGCCAAGCTTTCCGACATTTATCCCCGCTCAAACTAG
- a CDS encoding IS481 family transposase, which produces MSSLNQNVIRHKIGLLNLAAELGNVSKACKVMGLSRDTFYRYQNAVAEGGVDALFDSNRRKPNPKNRVDEATEIAVLAYAIEQPAHGQVRVSNELRRRGIFVSASGVRSIWLRHALSSFKLRLVALEKQVAEKGIVLSEDQVAALERKQDDDVAHGEIETAHPGYLGSQDTFYVGTIKGVGRIYQQTFVDTYSKVAMAKLYTTKTPITAADLLNDRVLPFFEEHGMGVIRMLTDRGTEYCGKPESHDYQLYLALNDIEHTKTKARHPQTNGICERFHKTILQEFYQVAFRHKLYLTLAELQVDLDTWLMYYNGERTHQGKMCCGRTPLQTLIAGKEVWKEKVSHLNLI; this is translated from the coding sequence GTGAGTAGTCTCAACCAAAATGTCATCCGCCACAAGATCGGTCTGCTGAATCTGGCCGCCGAGCTGGGCAACGTGTCGAAAGCCTGCAAGGTGATGGGGCTGTCGCGCGATACGTTCTACCGCTATCAGAACGCCGTGGCCGAGGGCGGCGTCGATGCCCTGTTCGACAGCAATCGGCGCAAGCCGAATCCCAAGAATCGAGTCGATGAAGCGACGGAAATCGCCGTGCTGGCCTATGCCATCGAGCAGCCCGCCCACGGGCAGGTTCGGGTCAGCAACGAATTACGCCGGCGCGGCATTTTCGTGTCTGCATCCGGCGTTCGTTCGATCTGGCTGCGTCACGCGTTGTCGTCCTTCAAGCTGAGGCTCGTGGCGCTGGAGAAGCAGGTCGCTGAAAAAGGCATCGTGCTGAGCGAGGACCAGGTGGCCGCGCTGGAAAGAAAGCAGGACGACGATGTGGCTCATGGCGAAATCGAAACCGCTCATCCCGGCTATCTGGGCTCGCAGGACACGTTCTACGTGGGCACGATCAAGGGCGTAGGCCGGATTTACCAGCAGACCTTCGTCGACACCTACAGCAAAGTGGCGATGGCCAAGCTGTACACGACCAAGACGCCGATCACGGCGGCCGATCTGCTCAATGACCGGGTGTTGCCGTTCTTCGAGGAGCACGGCATGGGTGTGATCCGCATGCTGACCGATCGAGGCACGGAGTATTGCGGCAAGCCGGAATCGCACGATTATCAGCTGTACCTGGCGCTGAACGACATCGAGCACACCAAAACCAAGGCGCGACATCCGCAGACCAATGGCATCTGCGAGCGGTTCCATAAAACCATCCTGCAGGAGTTTTATCAGGTCGCGTTCCGCCACAAGCTCTATCTGACGCTGGCGGAACTGCAGGTCGATCTCGATACTTGGCTGATGTACTACAACGGCGAGCGAACGCATCAAGGTAAGATGTGTTGTGGTCGCACGCCTTTGCAGACGCTCATCGCGGGCAAGGAGGTGTGGAAGGAGAAAGTGAGCCACCTGAATCTGATCTGA